The Sporosarcina ureae genome includes a region encoding these proteins:
- a CDS encoding dioxygenase produces MQKEAIKKNERVVEVFDLFIKHIQSFLEEAKLNHEEYTNFVNWADRLGRTGELPLFADVFLETHLLRSMYTEMPGTQPSLLGPYFIEGSPLLEAVAGEPLVLTQRPDEAGEVLYFKGNVSSVDGHALGNIKVEMWQNDADATYSAFDSVAPRYNLRGHFYTDENGDFEVKTILPTPYPIPTSGPTGEFLEYTDKQPMRPAHLHLMFKADGHETLITQVFPDDDKWLENDVADGVRLDLLTKFEKKGNHYEASLDFVMRKEQ; encoded by the coding sequence ATGCAAAAAGAAGCGATTAAAAAGAATGAACGTGTAGTGGAGGTTTTTGACTTATTTATAAAGCATATCCAAAGCTTTTTGGAAGAAGCGAAACTAAATCACGAAGAATATACAAATTTCGTGAACTGGGCTGATAGGTTAGGACGTACAGGTGAACTTCCACTTTTTGCAGACGTGTTCCTAGAAACACACCTATTGCGTTCGATGTATACAGAGATGCCTGGAACCCAACCTTCACTTCTAGGGCCATACTTTATTGAAGGATCTCCACTGTTAGAAGCGGTAGCTGGCGAGCCGCTTGTTTTGACACAACGTCCTGATGAAGCAGGAGAAGTCTTGTACTTTAAGGGGAATGTAAGTAGTGTTGACGGTCATGCACTTGGTAATATAAAAGTTGAAATGTGGCAAAATGATGCAGATGCAACTTATTCAGCATTTGACTCAGTAGCCCCTAGATATAACCTAAGAGGTCACTTCTATACAGACGAGAACGGTGATTTTGAAGTAAAGACGATTCTACCAACTCCTTATCCAATTCCAACAAGTGGTCCAACAGGGGAATTTTTAGAGTACACAGATAAACAGCCAATGCGTCCTGCACACCTTCATTTAATGTTTAAAGCGGATGGGCACGAAACGCTTATTACACAAGTCTTCCCAGATGATGATAAATGGCTTGAAAATGACGTAGCAGATGGCGTGCGCTTAGATCTTCTTACAAAGTTTGAGAAAAAAGGCAACCATTACGAAGCTTCTTTGGACTTTGTTATGCGTAAAGAGCAATAG
- a CDS encoding flavin reductase family protein encodes MDVKEFRNCMGKFATGVTVVTCKTENGSHGLTANSFTSVSLDPPLVLVSVDRKTKAFEHMKNNAFTVNILNSSQEDVAMHFAGRPKEVAPFNWIEGEHAPRLEESLAYIECKPWQEYDSGDHVLFVGEVQNFVSNEGDALTYFAGKFGKLSKELIKI; translated from the coding sequence ATGGATGTTAAAGAATTTAGAAACTGCATGGGGAAATTTGCAACTGGCGTAACCGTTGTGACGTGTAAAACAGAAAATGGATCTCATGGCTTAACAGCGAACTCATTTACTTCTGTCTCACTAGATCCGCCTCTTGTATTGGTGTCAGTAGACCGTAAAACAAAAGCATTTGAACATATGAAAAATAACGCGTTTACCGTTAATATTTTAAACTCTTCTCAAGAGGATGTCGCAATGCATTTTGCAGGACGACCGAAAGAAGTTGCCCCTTTTAACTGGATTGAAGGCGAACATGCTCCTCGTCTTGAAGAGTCACTTGCTTATATTGAATGCAAACCGTGGCAAGAATATGATAGCGGCGATCATGTGTTGTTTGTGGGAGAAGTACAGAATTTCGTAAGTAATGAAGGGGATGCCTTAACTTATTTCGCTGGCAAGTTTGGAAAACTATCAAAAGAGCTAATAAAAATTTAA
- a CDS encoding adenylyltransferase/cytidyltransferase family protein, whose product MICFKNNQLELNQSIVTIGAFDGIHRGHQALISQAKAQADYYDVPLVVYTFDPPPKVYFQNQSMLTSLPEKKKFLEELGVFYTVFASFDQV is encoded by the coding sequence ATGATTTGTTTTAAAAACAATCAATTAGAATTGAATCAATCTATTGTGACGATTGGTGCATTTGACGGGATTCATAGAGGACATCAAGCTTTAATTAGTCAAGCTAAAGCACAAGCGGATTATTATGATGTACCACTAGTTGTGTACACATTTGATCCCCCACCTAAAGTTTATTTTCAAAATCAATCCATGCTGACTTCACTACCTGAAAAGAAAAAATTTCTTGAAGAGTTAGGTGTCTTCTATACCGTTTTCGCTTCGTTTGATCAGGTATAA
- a CDS encoding dioxygenase: protein MVKQLSKKNERVEEVFNLFISHVQNFLKEANLNHEEYTNFVDWADRLGRAGELPLYADVFLESHVLRAMYTDKPGTQPSLLGPYFVEGTPLIEAKPGQPLVLTQRPNEAGDVMYFSGNVSNTNGEPLEKVRVEMWQNDDSGKYSAFDSDAPKYNFRGHFYTDENGDFEVKTIVPLPYSIPTDGPTGEFLDYTDQHPMRPAHLHLMFEAEGHETLITQVFFEGDEWLETDVADGVRLDLMTKLEEKDGHKVSSLDFVMRTM, encoded by the coding sequence ATGGTAAAACAACTATCAAAGAAAAATGAACGTGTAGAAGAGGTATTTAATTTATTCATATCGCATGTACAAAACTTTTTAAAAGAAGCAAACTTAAATCATGAAGAGTATACAAACTTTGTGGATTGGGCAGATCGTTTAGGGCGTGCTGGAGAATTACCACTTTATGCAGACGTATTCTTAGAAAGTCACGTATTAAGAGCGATGTATACAGATAAGCCTGGAACTCAGCCTTCGCTATTAGGACCCTATTTCGTGGAAGGAACGCCTCTCATCGAAGCTAAGCCAGGACAACCGCTTGTATTAACACAACGACCTAATGAAGCTGGAGACGTCATGTACTTTAGTGGAAATGTTAGTAATACAAATGGAGAACCACTTGAGAAAGTTAGAGTAGAAATGTGGCAAAACGATGATTCTGGTAAGTATTCAGCATTTGATTCGGATGCACCAAAGTATAATTTCAGAGGACATTTTTACACGGATGAAAATGGAGATTTTGAAGTTAAAACCATAGTGCCTCTTCCGTATTCAATTCCGACTGATGGACCGACAGGAGAGTTTTTAGACTATACGGATCAACATCCAATGAGACCTGCACACTTACATTTAATGTTTGAAGCAGAAGGTCATGAAACACTAATTACCCAAGTGTTTTTCGAAGGCGATGAATGGTTGGAAACAGATGTAGCAGACGGCGTTCGCTTAGACTTAATGACAAAGCTCGAAGAAAAAGATGGACATAAAGTCTCCTCTCTGGACTTTGTCATGCGCACTATGTAA
- a CDS encoding 4-hydroxyphenylacetate 3-hydroxylase family protein produces the protein MTVKQAVRLPMTGEEYLESLRDNREIWLHGEKVKDVTTHPGFRNSARSIARLYDALHDPKYKDILTRETDTGNGGYTQRFFVPDKTPEDLFKTRDAIAEWAKMSYGQMGRSPDYKASFLATLGANPEYYGEYADNARRWYKEVQEKNWFFNHAIINPPVDRDKPIDEVKDVFIHAVGKTEEGILVSGAKMVATGSALTNYNFVAHYGALAIPSEEYALVFIADMNTPGIKLVCRASYEMNAAVTGSPFDYPLSSRFDENDSVLVFENALIPWENVLVYKDIEKANTFFAESGFLHRLTFHGVTRFAVKLDFISGLLIKALRGNGTDSFRGVQAQIGEVIAYRNMFWAMSDAMALNPEKGANNTVLPNLEYGLAYRVFMSDGWSHVKNIVEKVVAGSLIVQPSSAADFKNTELRPIIDKLYRGSNGIEAEEKIKVIKLLWDAIGTEYGGRHELYERNYSGNNENIRLENLITAKASGRAQKFEDFVQECMDDYDLDGWVNPTWVNNDDVHAYGKK, from the coding sequence ATGACAGTAAAACAAGCAGTTAGACTACCGATGACAGGTGAAGAGTACCTTGAAAGTTTAAGAGACAATCGTGAAATTTGGCTACATGGTGAGAAAGTAAAAGATGTGACGACTCATCCAGGTTTTCGAAATAGTGCTCGCTCTATCGCTCGCCTTTATGATGCATTACATGATCCGAAATATAAGGATATATTAACAAGAGAAACTGATACAGGGAATGGTGGGTATACACAACGTTTCTTCGTACCAGACAAAACTCCTGAAGATTTGTTTAAAACGCGTGATGCGATTGCAGAATGGGCTAAAATGTCGTACGGCCAGATGGGACGCTCACCGGATTATAAAGCATCGTTCTTAGCGACATTGGGTGCAAATCCAGAATACTACGGAGAATATGCTGATAATGCTAGAAGGTGGTACAAAGAAGTCCAAGAGAAGAACTGGTTCTTCAACCATGCGATTATTAATCCCCCTGTTGATCGGGATAAGCCGATTGATGAAGTGAAAGATGTCTTTATTCATGCGGTAGGTAAAACGGAAGAAGGGATTTTAGTAAGTGGTGCGAAGATGGTTGCAACAGGGTCTGCGCTTACAAACTATAACTTCGTTGCTCACTACGGTGCATTAGCAATTCCTAGCGAAGAATATGCGCTTGTTTTCATTGCTGATATGAATACACCAGGTATTAAACTAGTCTGTCGAGCATCTTATGAAATGAACGCAGCTGTCACAGGAAGTCCTTTTGACTATCCACTTAGTAGCCGTTTCGATGAAAATGATTCCGTCCTAGTTTTTGAGAACGCTCTCATACCATGGGAGAATGTATTAGTTTACAAAGATATTGAAAAAGCGAATACATTTTTTGCTGAGAGTGGGTTCCTCCACCGTTTAACTTTCCACGGTGTAACAAGATTCGCTGTTAAATTAGACTTCATTTCTGGTCTACTCATTAAGGCGTTACGTGGGAATGGAACGGATTCATTCCGCGGTGTTCAAGCCCAAATCGGTGAAGTCATTGCATATCGTAACATGTTTTGGGCAATGAGTGATGCCATGGCATTGAATCCTGAAAAAGGAGCTAACAATACTGTTTTACCCAATCTAGAATATGGGTTGGCATATCGAGTATTCATGTCTGACGGTTGGTCACATGTGAAAAATATTGTAGAGAAAGTTGTTGCGGGAAGTTTAATTGTACAGCCATCTAGTGCTGCTGATTTCAAGAATACTGAACTGCGTCCGATTATTGATAAATTATACCGTGGATCAAATGGTATAGAGGCTGAAGAGAAAATCAAAGTGATTAAGTTACTTTGGGATGCAATTGGTACTGAATATGGTGGTCGTCACGAGTTGTACGAAAGAAATTATTCTGGTAACAATGAAAATATTCGATTGGAAAACTTAATAACAGCGAAAGCTAGTGGCCGAGCGCAGAAATTTGAAGACTTTGTACAAGAGTGTATGGATGATTACGATTTAGATGGTTGGGTCAATCCAACGTGGGTTAATAACGATGATGTACATGCATATGGAAAAAAGTAA
- a CDS encoding XylR N-terminal domain-containing protein: MKANSLLLQNLIDINPRTGIIKLHDKRMGLISVEALGILRSDLINTLGKERAKGFLMRYGWACGKRAAESIKEKYEWESLKELILSGTVMHTLEGIVTVEPDILEVNEDHLYITGYWKNSFEFTNHIAENEIGNEAICWTLIGYASGYLTSAFGQEVVAYEKHCRGIGDAECYFVAETVAHCDEAYLTDLRYYQSESMQSVIDDMYSEIEQLNENIIESEKVQNQLTELFLEDKDINEITHAIGNILNRSIVIDHYNEVYSSYFVSNEEQLAYMNLKASGVIINQRNGLFFESFLIKNNKVVLGNLTVIGKKKLNQREQTIIKRTLMIFTIQMYHQRKITESLWSKKEDFFDEMITNEITDENTLNRQAASFGFDINRPHRIVTLKVIPKGMKDRVVRVLMNKYPTLDFFVKCNYIVIIATQVRSQDAEDFCVSLINEIKKNIPDVIVHIGSGRLVDSIYQLKESYIDAKRICDFVQLTYPVSSRQATYKDLEGIMMFLKGTDHEELLKFYMNTIGTLVEYDECNSGSLLITLKSYLDNNGNLQQTADDLHLSIAGLRYRIEKIESLSDIDLKTGSGRFNGQLATRIYFGLKVMGN; encoded by the coding sequence ATGAAAGCTAATAGCTTGCTGTTGCAAAACTTAATTGATATTAATCCGCGTACAGGAATCATTAAACTTCACGACAAAAGAATGGGGTTAATTTCTGTAGAGGCATTGGGAATATTACGTAGTGACTTAATAAATACGCTAGGTAAAGAACGCGCAAAAGGTTTTTTGATGCGCTACGGCTGGGCTTGCGGCAAACGGGCTGCTGAATCTATTAAAGAAAAATATGAATGGGAATCCTTGAAGGAACTAATACTGTCAGGAACAGTCATGCATACATTAGAGGGAATTGTAACTGTAGAGCCTGATATATTAGAAGTTAACGAAGATCATTTATATATTACAGGATATTGGAAAAATTCATTTGAATTTACGAATCACATTGCTGAAAATGAAATAGGAAACGAAGCCATTTGCTGGACATTAATTGGTTATGCGAGTGGTTATTTGACGAGTGCATTTGGTCAAGAAGTAGTCGCGTATGAGAAACATTGTCGGGGCATAGGAGACGCAGAATGTTATTTTGTTGCTGAAACCGTAGCCCATTGTGATGAAGCGTATCTAACAGACTTACGCTATTATCAAAGCGAGTCTATGCAGTCTGTAATAGATGATATGTATTCTGAAATTGAACAACTAAATGAAAATATTATTGAGTCTGAGAAAGTTCAAAATCAGTTGACAGAGTTATTCTTAGAGGATAAAGATATTAACGAAATAACGCATGCGATTGGTAATATACTTAATCGAAGTATTGTAATTGACCATTACAATGAAGTGTACTCTTCGTATTTTGTAAGTAATGAAGAGCAATTAGCATATATGAATTTGAAAGCTAGTGGAGTCATTATAAACCAACGAAATGGTTTATTTTTTGAATCTTTTTTAATAAAAAACAACAAAGTTGTTCTTGGAAATCTAACGGTCATTGGAAAAAAGAAATTGAATCAAAGAGAACAGACGATTATTAAACGTACTTTAATGATTTTTACAATTCAAATGTATCATCAACGTAAAATAACAGAATCACTCTGGAGTAAAAAAGAAGACTTTTTTGATGAAATGATTACTAATGAAATTACAGATGAGAATACTTTAAATAGACAAGCTGCAAGTTTTGGGTTTGATATTAATAGGCCACATCGTATTGTCACGCTTAAAGTCATTCCAAAAGGTATGAAAGATAGAGTGGTACGCGTTTTAATGAATAAATACCCCACACTAGATTTTTTTGTGAAATGTAATTATATCGTTATTATAGCTACCCAAGTTAGAAGTCAAGATGCTGAAGATTTTTGTGTTAGTTTGATAAATGAAATCAAGAAAAATATACCTGATGTTATTGTGCACATTGGTTCTGGACGTTTGGTAGATTCCATTTATCAGTTAAAGGAAAGTTATATCGATGCCAAGCGGATATGTGATTTTGTCCAGTTAACGTATCCTGTAAGTAGTAGACAAGCAACCTACAAGGACCTTGAGGGAATTATGATGTTTTTAAAAGGTACGGATCATGAGGAACTTTTAAAGTTTTATATGAATACAATTGGAACCCTAGTTGAATATGATGAATGTAACTCAGGCAGCCTTCTCATAACATTAAAATCCTATTTGGATAATAACGGTAATCTTCAACAAACAGCTGATGATTTACATCTATCAATCGCAGGTCTACGTTATCGAATTGAAAAGATTGAGTCACTAAGTGATATAGATTTGAAAACAGGATCTGGTCGATTTAATGGACAATTGGCTACAAGAATATACTTTGGATTAAAAGTAATGGGAAATTAA
- a CDS encoding thiolase family protein: MKREVVIVDAVRTPIGRYKGQFKSVRPDDLAAIVIKALVERNPEVSPELIDDVMIGNANGAGEDNRNVARMSLLLAGLPETVSGTTVNRLCGSSLDAVSLGARSILSGECDVIIAGGTESMTRAPFVMGKPETDYPRGDIGLVDTTMGWRFKNPELDRMYGTETMPQTAENVAVQCNISRQDQDAFAYRSQQLTKKAMESGRFKDEIIPVTIKDRKGVETTIDTDEHPRADTTIEKLSTLRPLFNDGTVTAGNASGINDGASGVMLMSAALAKELNVTPLVKFVGSATAGLAPSMMGLGPIYSTKKVMEKYDLSASDFDLVEINEAFASQSLECVKQLDLAIEKVNVNGGAIALGHPLGASGTRILTTLIYEMKKREAKLGLASMCIGVGQGISVVVENVK; encoded by the coding sequence ATGAAACGTGAAGTAGTTATAGTAGATGCGGTTCGGACGCCTATCGGTAGATATAAAGGACAATTCAAGTCCGTCCGTCCAGATGATTTAGCGGCTATTGTTATTAAAGCATTAGTCGAACGGAATCCTGAAGTTTCCCCTGAGCTTATTGATGATGTGATGATAGGCAATGCTAACGGTGCTGGAGAAGATAATCGAAATGTCGCTAGGATGTCTTTACTACTCGCAGGATTACCTGAAACAGTTAGTGGTACGACTGTGAACCGTCTATGTGGCTCTAGCTTAGATGCTGTAAGTTTAGGCGCTCGCTCTATCCTATCGGGTGAATGTGATGTTATTATTGCTGGCGGGACTGAAAGTATGACAAGGGCTCCTTTTGTCATGGGGAAGCCCGAAACGGATTATCCTCGTGGAGATATCGGTTTAGTAGATACAACGATGGGCTGGCGGTTCAAAAATCCAGAACTAGACCGTATGTATGGTACGGAAACCATGCCGCAAACTGCAGAAAACGTTGCAGTGCAATGCAATATTTCACGACAAGACCAGGATGCTTTCGCTTATCGTAGTCAACAGCTTACAAAGAAAGCGATGGAGTCAGGTCGTTTTAAAGATGAAATCATTCCAGTAACGATTAAGGATCGTAAAGGTGTAGAAACAACAATAGACACGGATGAACATCCACGCGCTGATACAACAATAGAAAAATTAAGCACATTACGCCCATTATTCAATGATGGGACTGTCACAGCAGGAAATGCTAGTGGTATAAATGACGGTGCTTCAGGTGTTATGTTAATGAGTGCAGCATTGGCCAAGGAATTAAATGTAACGCCACTAGTTAAATTCGTAGGCTCAGCTACTGCTGGATTGGCTCCTTCTATGATGGGACTTGGTCCGATTTACTCGACGAAAAAAGTAATGGAAAAATATGATCTATCTGCCTCTGACTTTGATTTGGTGGAGATTAATGAAGCGTTCGCCTCCCAATCGTTGGAATGTGTGAAACAGCTTGACTTAGCCATTGAAAAAGTAAATGTAAATGGTGGTGCAATTGCTTTAGGTCACCCACTTGGTGCTAGTGGAACGCGTATTTTAACTACACTTATTTATGAGATGAAAAAAAGAGAAGCGAAGCTAGGGCTGGCTTCCATGTGTATCGGTGTAGGTCAAGGAATTTCCGTTGTAGTTGAAAATGTCAAATGA
- a CDS encoding 3-oxoacid CoA-transferase subunit B, with translation MGNNRELIAKRAADELEPYSFVNLGIGIPTLVANYIDDGLYTLHTENGLLGVTSVEEEDIDPLIVNAGKLPVGEAQGASYFSSADSFAMIRGGHIDVAILGALQIDSKGRIANWAIPGKDIIGVGGAMDLLEGAKKIIITTNHVANDGRPKLVDECTFPITSERVAETIITDLAVFKWQGEHYELVELMGDSTIEDVQANTTAFYTISNELLQEGKV, from the coding sequence TTGGGAAATAATAGGGAACTAATTGCAAAACGTGCCGCAGACGAACTTGAACCTTATTCATTTGTTAATTTAGGAATCGGAATTCCAACATTAGTTGCCAATTACATTGATGATGGATTGTACACTTTACATACAGAAAACGGACTGTTAGGTGTTACATCTGTCGAGGAAGAAGATATAGATCCGCTTATAGTCAATGCTGGAAAACTTCCTGTTGGTGAAGCGCAAGGAGCTTCGTATTTCAGTAGTGCAGATTCTTTTGCGATGATTCGGGGAGGGCATATTGACGTTGCAATTCTTGGTGCTTTGCAAATTGACTCGAAAGGAAGAATCGCGAACTGGGCAATTCCAGGAAAAGATATTATTGGCGTCGGCGGTGCAATGGACTTACTTGAAGGAGCAAAAAAGATCATTATCACAACGAATCATGTGGCGAATGATGGAAGACCCAAACTTGTAGATGAATGCACTTTCCCAATCACATCCGAACGTGTAGCGGAGACAATTATTACTGATTTAGCGGTATTCAAATGGCAAGGCGAGCATTACGAACTAGTTGAATTAATGGGAGATAGCACAATAGAAGATGTGCAAGCTAATACAACTGCGTTTTATACTATCAGTAATGAATTATTACAGGAGGGGAAGGTATGA
- a CDS encoding CoA transferase subunit A has translation MYLDKQFSIEEALKEIKSNHTLMVGGFGLVGSPLSIIEHLTRHDISGLTVISNNVGEAGEGLGILLRQGKIKKAIGSYFTSNRDVAKYYNEGKLEIELLPQGTLSEAIRSGGAGIGGFYTKTAVGTDLARGKETKEINGETYLLQEGLKADVAIIKAWKADRLGNLVYYKTARNFNPNMATAANYVIAEVDEVVDVGELAPDEIATPHLFVDAIVKSEWILTKDGVKSIGK, from the coding sequence ATGTATTTAGATAAGCAGTTTTCCATTGAAGAGGCCCTGAAAGAGATTAAATCTAACCATACTTTGATGGTTGGTGGATTTGGATTAGTTGGCAGTCCTCTATCCATCATTGAACATTTAACTAGACATGACATCTCTGGATTAACGGTCATTAGTAATAATGTCGGGGAAGCTGGTGAAGGTCTAGGCATTTTGCTGAGACAAGGAAAAATAAAGAAAGCGATTGGATCGTATTTTACAAGCAATCGTGATGTGGCAAAGTATTATAATGAAGGAAAACTTGAGATTGAGCTATTACCACAGGGAACACTATCTGAAGCGATTAGATCAGGAGGAGCAGGTATCGGTGGTTTTTACACGAAAACAGCTGTGGGTACTGATTTAGCAAGAGGAAAAGAAACGAAAGAAATTAATGGCGAAACCTATCTGTTACAGGAAGGGTTGAAAGCAGATGTAGCGATTATTAAAGCATGGAAAGCAGATCGATTAGGTAATTTAGTTTATTACAAAACCGCTCGAAATTTCAACCCTAATATGGCGACTGCGGCAAACTACGTTATTGCAGAAGTCGATGAAGTCGTCGATGTAGGAGAACTGGCTCCAGATGAAATAGCTACACCGCATTTGTTTGTAGATGCGATTGTGAAAAGTGAATGGATATTAACAAAAGATGGAGTGAAGAGTATTGGGAAATAA
- a CDS encoding alpha/beta fold hydrolase has translation MLKEVEIHENIKLAVCDNPEKKETIIAIHGLTGNHKTFYHYRRLLEKDYRFISYDLRGRGNSSPADEQTSLFRHAEDLKAFIKKYEIEKPILMGYSMGAYICAQVASEIDVAALILLDGAGTTEERQRALIVPSLSRLEKVYESEDDYVEQTKAIYDSLDVQWDKAVEEITRYEVKKTKNGYRHKSEATAMEKDFTSFYDFQPRKIFRRVTCPILLVIAYGRLGQKDSLFTKETYNETIETANSLTSIEVPANHYTLMFERQPEVEMSILALLENNKEVKRCI, from the coding sequence ATGTTAAAAGAAGTTGAAATTCATGAAAACATAAAGCTTGCAGTATGTGATAATCCTGAAAAAAAGGAGACCATTATTGCGATTCATGGGCTAACGGGTAATCATAAGACATTTTATCATTATAGACGATTGCTAGAAAAAGATTATCGGTTTATTAGTTATGACTTACGCGGGAGGGGCAATAGTAGTCCCGCTGATGAACAAACTTCTCTGTTTCGACATGCTGAAGATCTAAAAGCATTCATTAAAAAGTATGAAATTGAAAAACCAATTTTAATGGGCTATTCAATGGGGGCTTACATTTGTGCTCAGGTGGCTAGTGAAATAGACGTGGCGGCATTAATTTTACTAGATGGTGCGGGAACTACTGAAGAACGTCAACGCGCATTAATCGTTCCATCGCTTAGCCGATTGGAAAAGGTATATGAATCAGAAGATGACTACGTGGAGCAAACGAAAGCCATTTATGATTCTCTCGATGTTCAGTGGGATAAGGCTGTCGAAGAAATTACACGGTATGAAGTGAAAAAAACCAAAAATGGTTATCGTCATAAATCGGAAGCAACAGCTATGGAAAAAGACTTTACTAGTTTTTATGATTTCCAACCAAGAAAAATTTTCCGAAGGGTTACATGTCCGATTTTGCTTGTCATTGCATATGGCAGGTTGGGACAGAAAGATTCACTATTTACTAAAGAAACATATAACGAAACAATAGAGACAGCGAACAGCTTAACAAGCATTGAAGTGCCGGCAAATCACTACACACTTATGTTCGAACGGCAGCCAGAGGTCGAGATGTCTATACTAGCTTTACTTGAAAATAATAAAGAGGTGAAGAGATGTATTTAG
- a CDS encoding DUF3237 domain-containing protein — protein sequence MAYFKAPQLTFLFDLELVVEKAHLPGTTPIGTRRIIRVEGGHFDGSDIKGKVVPGGDDWITVREDGTIIQDVRILLETDDKELIMMSYRGIRTGPKEVLERLDRNEEVTVDEYYFRTNPIFETASKKYDWMNKRIFISTGQRLPTGVKYSVYQVD from the coding sequence ATGGCGTATTTTAAAGCACCACAGCTTACTTTCTTATTTGATTTAGAGTTAGTTGTAGAGAAAGCCCATTTACCTGGAACTACCCCAATTGGCACAAGACGAATTATTCGAGTAGAAGGTGGCCATTTTGATGGTAGTGACATTAAGGGAAAAGTTGTTCCAGGCGGTGATGATTGGATTACAGTTAGAGAAGACGGAACAATTATCCAAGATGTGCGCATTCTACTAGAAACAGACGATAAAGAATTAATCATGATGTCTTATCGTGGTATTCGAACAGGACCTAAAGAAGTGTTGGAACGTCTTGATCGTAACGAAGAAGTGACTGTAGACGAGTATTATTTCCGTACAAATCCAATATTTGAAACTGCCTCTAAAAAATATGATTGGATGAATAAAAGAATCTTTATCTCAACAGGTCAACGTTTACCTACAGGTGTTAAATATTCTGTTTATCAAGTGGATTAA